The window ATACCTCataaactatataaaaaatgtCCCTATGTtgtcatcttttaaaaatgtcatgatcctggtttcgtgtctgtcatgtctttgtgttgtgtgttttattttgaaatgttttctcctCTTGTGTCAGGTTACGTTTCACTCCCTGTCTATAGTTTCCTtccttcccctgattgtgtcattgtgttcacctgttgcccctgggtttctcctcccctctccagctgtgtgttgtttagtgattagccttgtgtatttagtcttggttccccttttgtctcttgttcggtcgtcgtcgttTCCTACCTGGTCCTGTAcctgttacctgcctgttcctgcctgtccgtctgtctgtatCCTCTGGTTAGagttggtgtggttattttttggttgaatgtacagctttaatttaaataaagctcgccttttgtttggacccatacctgcctcccattcattttattgcacttgggtcctgtttccccacaCCCTGACAGTACGACCGAACCAAGGATGGACCCAGCAGCATGTTTGGACGATGAGCTGGTGGAGTTTTCATACCaagttttgtgtgttttgggaaAATGGAGGAAAGCAGTTTCTAAAGAGGCTCAAGATAAAGCTCTCCTTCGTGCACGCCGGGAAGTGGCAGAGAAGCCATGGTTTGTGAGCTCACTGACggaatatttaaggacatttgtcacttccccagaaagcctgcaccctatCCTGAAACCTTGTGTCACACAGCAGTGACGCTTTCGGCTCaagctgcagccaagcctcGTGCAGCCAagcttccggctcaagtttcggccctagcagccatgtttccagctACGTTCCTGCCGACTCcggcctctgccttgcccccgggtcgtctGCCCGAATCCCGCCTCTGGATTTTTTGGTTGaacgtacagctttaatttaaataaagctcgccttttgtttggacccatacctgcctcccattcattttactgcacttgggtcctgtttccccataCCCAGacaaaaaagcccaaaaataaaacttttctAGGCTCCTCTTTTCCATAagctaattatttttaaatcatttgtataGGAATGATCGTGATCCAAGATTTTAATCCAAATTAGCGGGTTGATCACTTTAATAATGCTCACTTTTGAGCTGGTACactatattaaaatgttcatagGTGGCACAGACCTTTCTAAAAATATGAAGTGGCTGAAATGGTGTTCTCTTTTTGTATTGTAAGTTGTGTTGTTGGTTAGGTTGGTGCACATGTTTGAACTTGACAACTTCAAGCCTTGATGATAGAGAAAAAtctaatattgttttattgcttGTCAAAATCTCTTTCAGTGATGTACCGACCGGCTTTGGTGGCACTTGCAGTGCTGCTCTGCTCTTCACCCTTTGTCCGTGGAGGTAAAGTCTTGGTGTTCCCCTTGGATGGAAGCCACTGGATCAACATGAAAGTCCTTGTTGAGGAACTTCACTCCAGAGGTCATAAAATCACATTGTTGTGGCCATCTGACAGCTGGTACATCAAGCAAGAGTCTCCTTACTATGAGTCCATCACTATTGGTTCTTCTATTGATTTTGATAAGAAATGCTTTGAGTCATTTGCAAACACAATGATAAACATGCGGCGGGAAGGAGCTTCACTTTGGTCTCGTATATCTCTGGAGTGTGAGATGGCAAACCAGTTTTCTCAGATGCACAATCATCAGGTTCAGATGGTAGGGGAGATGTTTGAGAATACCCAACTGATGCAGAGCTTGAAAGATGCCATGTATGATTTGGTTTTGACAGACCCTGCACTTGGTGGAGGGGTGTTTCTTGGTCACCGTTTGGGTCTTCCACTTGTTTTCACTGTGAGGTGGACTGTTCAGGGGGATGGTCATGATGCAATTGCCCCTTCCCCATTGTCATATGTCCCAATGCCAGCGTCAGAGATGACTGACAAGATGACTTTTACTCAAAGGGTCAAGAACTTAATTATCTATCTCTTCACACAGTTTGGAATTTGGTATATCACATATTCAAACTACACACCATTTGTTCAGCATTACTTTGGAAATGATGTTGATTACATGGAACTTTTTCAGGCAGCAGACATCTGGCTAATGAGGAACGATTTTACCTTTGAGTTTCCAAGACCCACAATGCCAAACATTGTCTACATGTCAGGATTTCAGTGCAAACCCTCCAAGCCCCTGTCTAAAGAATTAGAAGACTTTGTTCAGAGCTCTGGTGAACATGGTGTTATCGTTATGACATTGGGAACCCTGGTGGCAGAACTTCCTGAGGACATTACTGAGGACATTGCCGCTGCTTTTGCCCAACTTCCTCAGAAGGTGATCTGGAGACACAAAGGCAAAAGGCCATCAACCCTCGGAAACAACACCTTACTTTTGGACTGGTTACCTCAAAACGACCTGCTGGGTCACCCCAAGACCAGAGTGTTTGTGGCCCACGGAGGCACCAATGGAATCCAGGAGGCCATCTACCACGGTGTACCCCTTGTGGGCCTGCCCCTCATGTTCGACCAGCATGACAACTTCTTCAGGATGAAAGAAAGAGGTGTGGCCCAAGTCCTGGACATTGCAACTGTCAACAAAGACAACTTCCTGGAGGTGCTGAAGGAGGTACTCTATGATCCAACATACAGGGAGAAGATGAGGGTGCTGTCTAACCTGCACAGAGACCAGCCCATGAAACCACTGGACAAGGCCATGTTCTGGATCGAGTTTGTGATGAGGAACAAAGGAGCGGCCCATCTAAGGACAGAGTCTTACAAGATGTCTAAGATCCAGTACCACTCGATCGATGTGGTTGCATTTCTACTTGCAGTTATATTGCTAGTattcacagtttttatttatgcagTTAAGGTTTTGTGGCAAAGTTTGTTTTCTAGAAGCAAAGTCAAAAGTGAATGATGAATATACTGCTATATGCGTAGTCGGccatttttgtaaacatttatattttgtaactAGTCCGAACTGTATTAAGAGTTTTGAACAGGTCTTGCATTGGTATCCTAACATGCTTTAGTGTGTGTATACAggttttagaaaatgttcttga of the Eleginops maclovinus isolate JMC-PN-2008 ecotype Puerto Natales chromosome 12, JC_Emac_rtc_rv5, whole genome shotgun sequence genome contains:
- the LOC134874226 gene encoding UDP-glucuronosyltransferase 2A2-like translates to MMYRPALVALAVLLCSSPFVRGGKVLVFPLDGSHWINMKVLVEELHSRGHKITLLWPSDSWYIKQESPYYESITIGSSIDFDKKCFESFANTMINMRREGASLWSRISLECEMANQFSQMHNHQVQMVGEMFENTQLMQSLKDAMYDLVLTDPALGGGVFLGHRLGLPLVFTVRWTVQGDGHDAIAPSPLSYVPMPASEMTDKMTFTQRVKNLIIYLFTQFGIWYITYSNYTPFVQHYFGNDVDYMELFQAADIWLMRNDFTFEFPRPTMPNIVYMSGFQCKPSKPLSKELEDFVQSSGEHGVIVMTLGTLVAELPEDITEDIAAAFAQLPQKVIWRHKGKRPSTLGNNTLLLDWLPQNDLLGHPKTRVFVAHGGTNGIQEAIYHGVPLVGLPLMFDQHDNFFRMKERGVAQVLDIATVNKDNFLEVLKEVLYDPTYREKMRVLSNLHRDQPMKPLDKAMFWIEFVMRNKGAAHLRTESYKMSKIQYHSIDVVAFLLAVILLVFTVFIYAVKVLWQSLFSRSKVKSE